In one Candidatus Nanopelagicus limnes genomic region, the following are encoded:
- a CDS encoding PaaI family thioesterase — translation MARIASTTPPADAVMPVRHPKAPAIGSQIPSHFGYCFGCGELHKTGLHLIAFAGKELDLTGKFTVTEDHQGAPGLAHGGLLSLAFDEALGKLMWLIRTPAVTGRLETDFLLPVPMGRTLYIDARITGQSGRKVYTQAEGRLDSPTGEIAVQASALFIAVPMEHFIKNLTEQYKDHLVEHPELMAFVDPDFDINP, via the coding sequence ATGGCACGTATTGCATCCACCACTCCACCTGCAGATGCGGTGATGCCGGTGCGCCATCCAAAGGCGCCAGCAATTGGTTCACAGATTCCTTCTCACTTTGGATATTGCTTTGGGTGTGGTGAATTACATAAAACTGGATTGCACTTAATAGCTTTTGCTGGAAAAGAATTAGATCTAACTGGAAAATTCACTGTAACTGAAGATCACCAAGGTGCTCCCGGCCTTGCCCATGGCGGTTTACTCTCTCTTGCCTTTGATGAAGCGCTTGGTAAATTGATGTGGTTAATTAGAACCCCAGCTGTTACTGGTCGATTAGAAACAGATTTCTTATTACCCGTACCAATGGGCCGCACACTTTATATTGATGCCAGAATTACTGGACAATCTGGTCGAAAGGTTTACACACAAGCTGAAGGCAGGTTGGATTCACCAACGGGTGAAATTGCAGTTCAAGCATCAGCCTTATTTATTGCAGTTCCAATGGAGCATTTTATTAAGAATTTAACTGAGCAATATAAGGATCATTTGGTTGAGCATCCAGAGTTAATGGCATTTGTTGATCCAGATTTTGATATAAATCCATGA
- a CDS encoding DUF4193 domain-containing protein: MATDYDTPRKTDEELHEESLEELKARRADAQSGQVDIDEAEAAENLELPGADLSGEELTVKVVPKQEDEFACSRCFLVKHVNQRARGEGLKAVCRDCD; the protein is encoded by the coding sequence ATGGCAACCGATTACGACACCCCCCGGAAAACCGATGAAGAGTTACATGAAGAATCGTTAGAGGAATTAAAAGCTCGACGTGCTGATGCTCAATCTGGACAGGTAGATATTGATGAAGCAGAGGCTGCTGAAAATCTTGAGTTGCCTGGCGCCGATTTATCTGGTGAAGAGTTAACGGTAAAGGTTGTACCAAAGCAAGAGGATGAATTCGCCTGTAGTCGCTGTTTCCTAGTTAAGCATGTTAACCAACGTGCACGAGGTGAAGGACTGAAGGCTGTTTGTCGCGACTGCGATTAA
- the rimM gene encoding ribosome maturation factor RimM (Essential for efficient processing of 16S rRNA) — MGRIGRAHGVLGEATIEVQTDDPDIRFQIGNKLTLDDGKQLTIRSSRWHNQILLLAFDGVTDRNQIEELRDQLISSDVDLDSLAPGEYHFQQLIGCEVFQQNGELIGAVDEIVKLPGQDLLSVNRAGAQVLIPMVKQIIIEIDVLAKKIVVNPPEGLLDVAN, encoded by the coding sequence GTGGGTCGCATTGGCCGCGCACATGGAGTGTTAGGCGAAGCAACCATCGAGGTTCAAACCGATGATCCAGATATCCGCTTTCAAATTGGTAACAAATTAACCTTAGATGATGGCAAGCAATTAACAATTAGATCAAGCCGTTGGCATAACCAAATTCTGCTGCTAGCTTTTGATGGAGTCACCGATCGAAATCAAATTGAAGAGCTACGAGATCAATTGATCTCATCCGATGTTGATCTTGATTCACTTGCGCCAGGGGAGTATCACTTTCAACAATTAATTGGCTGTGAAGTATTTCAACAAAATGGTGAGTTAATTGGCGCAGTTGATGAGATTGTTAAATTACCTGGCCAAGATCTCCTATCGGTGAATAGGGCAGGTGCTCAGGTGCTGATTCCAATGGTTAAGCAGATTATTATTGAGATTGATGTTTTGGCTAAGAAAATTGTCGTAAATCCACCGGAAGGGTTATTAGATGTTGCAAATTGA
- the trmD gene encoding tRNA (guanosine(37)-N1)-methyltransferase TrmD encodes MLQIDLISIFPDYLTPLKLSLLGKAQDKGIVSIDIHDLREQTNDVHHSVDDTPYGGGAGMVMTAAPWGDAIDAITNDQELVDLIILTPAGKKFDQQMAADFSKKYHLVFACGRYEGIDARVGEFYSSKSNFKVHEVSIGDYVLGGGEVAAMVIIEATTRLIPGVLGNPDSLTEESHSISGNNDSLLVEYPNYTKPSNWRGLEVPEVLLSGNHGEIAKWRKAQAERRTQQLNKE; translated from the coding sequence ATGTTGCAAATTGATCTAATCTCAATCTTTCCAGATTACCTAACTCCACTTAAATTATCACTGCTGGGTAAGGCACAGGACAAAGGCATAGTTTCAATTGATATTCATGATCTGCGCGAGCAAACAAATGATGTCCACCATTCAGTTGATGACACTCCTTATGGAGGCGGTGCTGGAATGGTTATGACGGCTGCGCCATGGGGTGATGCAATTGATGCAATTACAAATGATCAGGAGCTAGTGGATCTAATTATTTTAACCCCAGCGGGAAAGAAATTTGATCAGCAGATGGCAGCTGATTTTTCAAAGAAATATCACTTGGTTTTTGCATGCGGAAGATATGAAGGAATTGATGCCAGAGTTGGTGAGTTTTATAGTTCTAAAAGTAATTTCAAGGTTCATGAAGTTTCAATTGGTGATTATGTATTAGGTGGCGGTGAGGTAGCAGCGATGGTGATAATTGAGGCAACCACTAGATTAATTCCTGGTGTTTTAGGAAATCCTGATTCATTAACAGAGGAATCACACTCAATTTCTGGAAATAATGATTCACTTTTAGTTGAGTATCCAAATTACACAAAGCCATCCAACTGGCGAGGATTGGAAGTGCCAGAGGTTTTACTGTCTGGAAATCATGGTGAGATCGCGAAGTGGCGCAAAGCGCAGGCTGAGCGTCGCACCCAGCAACTTAACAAGGAATAA
- a CDS encoding potassium channel family protein, whose translation MHVVIMGCGRVGSTLAVDLEKSGHTVAVIDQNREAFRRLGANFNGRTVAGVGFDRDTLLEAGIEKADAFAAVSNGDNSNILAARVARETFGVKNVVARIYDPGRAEIYQRLGIPTVATVLWTTDQIMRRLTPDGTKSEWRDATGTILLVEVSLHKEWYGESILLIEKNTNARVAFITRLGEAVLPDEHTVLQEGDLVHLLVNEKQVAETEKMLAKSPAGA comes from the coding sequence GTGCACGTCGTAATAATGGGTTGTGGTCGAGTCGGTTCGACCCTTGCGGTAGATCTTGAAAAGTCTGGCCACACAGTGGCTGTAATAGACCAAAACCGCGAAGCCTTTAGACGTTTAGGTGCAAACTTCAATGGTCGAACAGTTGCTGGTGTCGGCTTTGATCGTGACACATTATTAGAGGCAGGAATCGAAAAAGCTGATGCTTTCGCAGCAGTTTCAAATGGTGATAATTCAAATATTTTGGCAGCACGAGTGGCTCGCGAAACTTTTGGCGTAAAAAATGTTGTTGCTCGAATTTATGATCCAGGTCGTGCTGAGATTTATCAGCGCCTTGGCATTCCAACTGTTGCAACAGTTCTTTGGACAACTGACCAGATTATGCGACGACTTACTCCCGATGGCACAAAATCAGAGTGGCGAGATGCCACCGGAACAATTTTGCTAGTTGAAGTGAGCCTGCACAAAGAATGGTATGGCGAATCAATACTTTTAATTGAGAAAAATACTAATGCCAGAGTTGCATTTATAACCAGACTTGGTGAGGCTGTATTGCCAGATGAACACACAGTTTTGCAAGAGGGCGATTTAGTTCATCTTTTAGTTAATGAAAAACAAGTTGCTGAGACTGAAAAAATGCTCGCTAAATCTCCGGCAGGTGCTTAA
- a CDS encoding DUF3093 domain-containing protein: protein MSRSNSNSEFAERINWPVWLWLFLAMMIASIYLTFWAPFGNLLAATISILISITLIYSARKSVLEIVVINNWLYVGNAKIECKHIKKVTALKREEFLKLRGQNADPAAFNATRFWVSTGVKVELKDKNDPTPYWLIATRKPKKLAAALD from the coding sequence ATGTCTAGATCTAATTCTAACTCTGAGTTTGCTGAGCGAATAAACTGGCCAGTTTGGTTGTGGTTATTTCTAGCGATGATGATCGCCTCGATCTATCTAACCTTCTGGGCACCCTTTGGCAATCTGCTCGCGGCTACTATCTCCATCTTAATTTCTATCACTTTGATTTATAGCGCAAGAAAATCAGTACTTGAAATTGTTGTAATAAATAATTGGCTCTATGTTGGAAATGCCAAGATTGAGTGCAAGCACATCAAGAAAGTCACCGCATTAAAAAGGGAAGAATTCTTAAAACTTCGTGGTCAAAATGCAGATCCGGCCGCCTTTAATGCAACACGTTTTTGGGTTTCAACTGGTGTGAAGGTTGAATTAAAAGATAAGAATGATCCGACGCCATATTGGCTTATTGCAACTAGAAAACCAAAAAAACTTGCAGCAGCTTTAGATTAA
- a CDS encoding RNA-binding protein: MIDEALEHLVKGIVDNPAEVVITEKNSRGGTTLEVRVHPEDIGKVIGRNGRTAKALRTVISALAGRSVRVDLIEADEVR, from the coding sequence ATGATTGATGAAGCTCTAGAACACTTAGTAAAAGGGATTGTTGATAATCCAGCTGAAGTTGTCATAACTGAAAAAAATTCACGTGGTGGCACCACACTTGAGGTGCGAGTTCACCCAGAAGATATTGGCAAGGTAATTGGCCGCAATGGCAGAACTGCTAAAGCACTGCGCACTGTAATTAGCGCACTTGCTGGTCGCTCAGTTCGCGTAGATCTAATCGAGGCTGACGAGGTTCGTTAA
- a CDS encoding DUF3159 domain-containing protein — MSYQGHNEDKDKVLNALGGKRGLIDSGLPALVFLIVFNLSGKDVNAALYSAVALSVVLTLLRLLKRETIQHAFSGLIGVGICALISKRTGNAADFYLPGLWINAGYGLLYAITNLVKWPILGVMLGPILGENLLWRKDPARLNAYIKAGWLWVAMFAARLIVQYPLYKSGNINVLGTARLLMGYPLFILTAWGTWQILRKTPTTKVN; from the coding sequence ATGAGTTATCAGGGACATAATGAGGATAAAGACAAAGTATTAAATGCCTTAGGTGGAAAACGTGGATTAATTGATTCAGGTCTTCCTGCCTTAGTTTTCTTAATAGTTTTTAACCTCTCAGGCAAAGATGTAAATGCTGCCCTTTATTCAGCTGTGGCACTTTCTGTAGTATTAACGCTGCTTCGCTTGTTAAAGCGAGAGACGATTCAACATGCTTTTTCTGGATTAATTGGTGTTGGTATTTGTGCGCTAATTTCAAAACGAACTGGCAATGCCGCAGATTTTTACCTACCAGGCTTATGGATCAATGCTGGATATGGACTCCTTTATGCAATTACAAATTTAGTTAAGTGGCCAATCTTGGGCGTAATGCTTGGACCAATTTTGGGAGAGAACTTGTTGTGGCGAAAAGATCCTGCCCGCTTAAATGCATATATAAAAGCTGGTTGGCTTTGGGTAGCAATGTTTGCTGCCAGGTTAATTGTTCAGTATCCACTTTATAAGAGTGGAAATATTAATGTTTTAGGTACCGCTAGGTTATTGATGGGATACCCATTATTTATATTAACCGCCTGGGGAACTTGGCAAATCTTAAGAAAAACACCTACAACTAAAGTTAATTAG
- a CDS encoding potassium channel family protein, which produces MRIAIAGAGNVGRAIARELLENGHQVLLIDKDPKALKMDSVPAAEWLLADACEITALDQAKLDGCQVLVAATGDDKVNLVASLLGKTEYGVPRVVARVNHPKNEWMFDSSWGVDVSVSTPRIISALVEEAVSVGDVVRLFSFRKGEANLVEITLPDTAACCGKTVGEVELPEDASLAAIVRDSHVITPKDHDVFAPGDELLFVASAKAEEKLKSCFI; this is translated from the coding sequence ATGAGAATTGCGATTGCAGGAGCTGGAAATGTTGGCCGAGCGATTGCTCGAGAATTGTTAGAAAATGGCCATCAAGTGCTTCTAATTGATAAGGATCCAAAGGCGCTAAAGATGGATTCAGTCCCCGCCGCTGAGTGGCTACTTGCTGATGCTTGTGAAATTACTGCGCTAGATCAAGCGAAGTTAGATGGCTGCCAAGTTTTAGTTGCCGCAACTGGTGATGACAAGGTAAATCTTGTTGCCTCCTTACTTGGTAAGACTGAGTATGGCGTGCCAAGAGTTGTCGCAAGAGTAAATCATCCAAAAAATGAATGGATGTTTGATTCATCCTGGGGTGTAGATGTTTCAGTTTCAACACCAAGAATTATCTCAGCCCTAGTAGAGGAGGCAGTGAGTGTTGGTGATGTTGTCAGGTTATTCTCATTTAGAAAAGGTGAAGCAAACTTAGTAGAAATAACCTTGCCTGATACCGCTGCTTGTTGCGGTAAAACTGTTGGCGAAGTTGAATTACCAGAGGATGCCAGCCTGGCTGCAATTGTTAGAGATAGCCATGTAATAACACCAAAGGATCATGATGTTTTCGCACCTGGTGATGAATTGCTATTTGTAGCATCAGCTAAAGCTGAGGAAAAACTAAAGTCCTGCTTTATCTAA
- the dut gene encoding dUTP diphosphatase → MTQVLIKRLDPTVPMPSYAKGGDAGADLATRIDFTIKPGERMLIPTGISIALPNGYVALVHPRSGLAIKHGISMVNTPGTVDAGFRGELQVILINHDLTESVSFKKGDRIAQLVIQKVERAQFVEVADLPGSERATGGFGSTGA, encoded by the coding sequence ATGACGCAGGTACTAATTAAACGGTTGGATCCAACTGTGCCAATGCCTTCTTATGCAAAAGGTGGGGATGCTGGCGCGGATTTGGCAACCAGAATTGATTTCACGATTAAGCCAGGTGAGCGGATGTTAATTCCAACTGGAATTAGTATCGCACTGCCAAATGGTTATGTTGCATTAGTTCATCCAAGATCAGGGTTGGCAATAAAGCATGGCATATCGATGGTTAATACACCAGGAACTGTTGATGCTGGTTTTCGCGGAGAACTTCAAGTTATTTTAATTAACCATGATTTAACTGAGTCTGTTTCCTTTAAAAAAGGTGATCGCATCGCCCAACTTGTAATTCAAAAAGTTGAACGAGCCCAGTTTGTTGAAGTTGCTGATTTACCTGGTTCAGAACGTGCCACCGGGGGATTTGGATCAACTGGCGCATGA
- the rplS gene encoding 50S ribosomal protein L19, with protein MNVLDVVDAASLRKDIPSFRSGDELKVHVRVIEGTKSRIQLFQGVVIARSGSGIRESFTIRKISYGVGVERTFPVHTPVIERIEIVRHGSARRAKLYYLRKLTGKATKIKERRGADGEIIVEPAYVPPVVSKKVEVPVVGEAVAVVAAAAAVTEVTTEEVAQAPEVTTDAPAADATASE; from the coding sequence ATGAACGTGTTAGATGTAGTTGATGCCGCCTCACTTCGCAAAGACATCCCATCATTTCGTTCCGGCGATGAACTAAAGGTTCACGTTCGAGTTATTGAAGGTACCAAGAGCCGTATTCAGCTTTTCCAAGGAGTTGTAATTGCAAGATCTGGTTCTGGAATTCGTGAGTCATTTACTATCCGTAAAATTTCATACGGTGTTGGTGTTGAGCGAACATTCCCAGTACACACTCCAGTAATTGAAAGAATTGAAATTGTTCGTCATGGATCAGCTCGTAGAGCCAAGCTTTACTACCTACGTAAGTTAACTGGTAAGGCAACAAAGATTAAAGAGCGTCGTGGCGCAGATGGTGAAATTATTGTTGAGCCAGCTTATGTTCCACCAGTAGTTTCTAAAAAGGTTGAGGTTCCAGTAGTGGGCGAGGCTGTTGCAGTTGTTGCTGCCGCTGCCGCAGTTACTGAAGTAACCACTGAAGAAGTAGCACAAGCGCCAGAGGTAACAACTGACGCGCCAGCTGCTGATGCAACAGCAAGCGAGTAA